In a single window of the Mauremys reevesii isolate NIE-2019 linkage group 3, ASM1616193v1, whole genome shotgun sequence genome:
- the LOC120402026 gene encoding coiled-coil domain-containing protein 166-like, which yields MPPKRRQKLQQEQKGQPAVAAPLEGAAEGAVASREEVLLQQEYSRLCKELEDMKGARVQLREENEFLQQEAQRLRAENQEFMCYVAKRAQRRQDAIVCLNDQNKQAVEEIRREQQELLTLYQRKEAALREQLLHKEGELLRLSKEVEGLREIQALQQEQAAHIRELQGELVTTRQQHTQHLQETKSHFLQEKAAFEQKSQQQVLCLLQQAQEVVARCMQEHSDQVKCENQELRQELHQLIQRSRTLHLHKRRLENQAQQLLRERCYMQDMARLYHTHQGKK from the coding sequence ATGCCCCCCAAGAGAAGGCAGAAACTGCAGCAAGAGCAGAAGGGGCagccagctgtggctgctccccTGGAGGGAGCTGCTGAGGGGGCTGTAGCCAGCAGAGAAgaggtgctgctgcagcaggagtACAGCCGCCTTTGCAAGGAGCTGGAGGACATGAAGGGGGCACGTGTTCAGCTTCGGGAGGAGAACGAGTTCCTGCAGCAAGAGGCCCAGCGCCTCCGTGCTGAGAACCAGGAATTCATGTGCTATGTGGCCAAGCGGGCCCAGCGGCGCCAGGATGCCATCGTCTgcctgaatgatcagaacaagcAGGCTGTAGAGGAGATCCGCAGGGAGCAGCAGGAACTGCTCACCCTCTACCAGAGGAAGGAGGCAGCTCTGCGGGAACAACTGTTGCACAAAGAGGGTGAACTTCTCCGCCTTAGCAAGGAGGTTGAGGGCCTGCGGGAGATCCAGGCACTGCAGCAGGAGCAGGCTGCCCACatcagggagctgcagggagagctggtgaccaccaggcagcagcacacTCAGCACCTGCAGGAGACCAAAAGCCATTTCCTGCAAGAGAAGGCTGCCTTTGAGCAGAAGTCCCAGCAGCAGGTGCTCTGCCTGCTGCAGCAGGCACAGGAAGTGGTTGCACGATGCATGCAGGAGCATAGTGACCAGGTGAAATGTGAGAACCAGGAGCTGCGGCAGGAGCTGCACCAGCTCATCCAGCGATCACGCACACTGCATTTACACAAGCGCCGGTTAGAGAATCAGGCACAGCAGCTGCTGCGAGAGCGTTGCTACATGCAAGACATGGCTCGCCTGTACCACACCCACCAGGGCAAGAAGTAG
- the LOC120400187 gene encoding uncharacterized protein LOC120400187: MESPCPFPPPLSRGSGAIVESSLLHPLLLIKDVKEQLNTHIRKKRLQLLWGLPHIILNSLAASIPSIPEFLECTALLESKDYQRPLFRAERRKHLERHLREKMVHRKWGLPKRIQKSLKWFIPPEAAKQEPMLDEKVSISTSTHTGLCEASCGSSEACTSRICLTAQRSEGSGQTTVTLGTTSETTLAGSIRNLQRCQTRTCPQNKTGEESLLLEWSMNFNPDTTELPVIGEKKKHLEFQGGKENCDLSEDTEGSRDTFLLGTSPPSTQPALLNGAQSEIGTSFMNTRFINSKGQCNQNLELGTKLEMKWGVSYMFQESSPAMRPPPAQLTYWERKPSSGAEKSSGSQKLPHRCQWGFSQGLLRAINPPEQSQSQLLSQGREEVPKSNFVQEGQKFLGIAGSCRSVTMHRTERDAAELSRALLLPGQLASLEGENQEARQKVALTELPLESQLQPSPAGVPWALNGDMLRNKNLQIKLGLQSPSQVPMTLSTNPAASLQIPGAEGEESLVTDDTKKYFEFHLREKLLHQKWGLPKRLQESMTLFLLLEATIN, translated from the coding sequence ATGGAGTCCCCCTGTCCTTTCCCACCTCCTCTGAGCAGAGGCAGTGGTGCTATTGTGGAATCTTCTCTGCTTCATCCTTTGCTGCTCATCAAGGATGTGAAAGAGCAGCTAAACACGCACATCAGAAAAAAGAGACTCCAGCTCCTGTGGGGCTTGCCACATATAATCCTGAACTCCCTGGCAGCATCCATCCCATCCATCCCAGAGTTCCTGGAATGCACAGCGCTGCTGGAGTCTAAAGACTACCAGCGGCCACTCTTCAGGGCAGAAAGGCGTAAGCACCTTGAGCGACACCTGAGAGAGAAAATGGTGCATCGCAAATGGGGCCTTCCCAAGAGAATCCAGAAGTCTTTGAAATGGTTTATTCCTCCTGAGGCAGCCAAACAGGAGCCCATGCTTGATGAGAAGGTTTCTATATCTACCTCTACACATACAGGACTTTGTGAAGCTTCATGTGGGAGCTCAGAGGCCTGTACTAGCAGGATCTGTCTGACAGCACAGAGATCTGAAGGCAGTGGACAAACCACAGTGACACTAGGCACTACATCTGAGACCACTCTAGCTGGAAGCATAAGAAATCTTCAGAGATGTCAGACCCGAACATGTCCACAGAATAAAACAGGAGAGGAGTCTTTGCTGCTGGAATGGTCTATGAATTTCAACCCAGATACAACTGAGCTGCCAGTGATTGGGGAGAAGAAAAAGCACCTGGAGtttcagggagggaaggagaactgTGACCTTTCAGAAGACACTGAGGGCTCCAGGGATACATTTTTGCTGGGTACAAGTCCACCAAGCACACAACCAGCTCTCCTCAATGGGGCTCAGAGTGAAATTGGAACTAGCTTCATGAACACACGGTTCATAAATAGCAAGGGACAATGTAACCAGAACCTGGAGCTCGGGACGAAGCTAGAGATGAAATGGGGTGTCTCCTACATGTTCCAGGAATCCTCTCCTGCCATGAGACCTCCCCCTGCCCAACTCACTTACTGGGAGAGAAAGCCCAGCTCAGGAGCAGAAAAAAGCAGTGGGTCTCAAAAATTACCCCATAGGTGCCAATGGGGATTTTCCCAGGGCCTCTTAAGAGCCATCAATCCTCCAGAACAGTCACAATCACAGCTGCTTTCACAGGGCAGAGAGGAGGTTCCAAAATCTAACTTTGTCCAGGAAGGACAGAAATTTCTTGGAATAGCTGGCTCTTGTAGGTCAGTAACTATGCACAGAACTGAGCGTGATGCAGCTGAGCTCTCTAGGGCCCTGTTACTGCCAGGGCAGTTAGCCTCACTGGAGGGTGAGAATCAAGAGGCTAGGCAAAAGGTGGCTCTTACAGAGCTCCCTCTGGAATCCCAGTTGCAACCCAGCCCAGCTGGAGTTCCCTGGGCTCTCAATGGAGACATGCTGAGGAATAAAAATCTTCAGATTAAATTGGGTTTGCAGAGTCCCTCCCAAGTGCCCATGACCCTCAGCACCAACCCGGCAGCCTCCCTGCaaatcccaggagctgagggtgaaGAAAGTCTtgttacagatgacacaaaaaaaTACTTTGAATTCCACCTGAGAGAAAAATTGCTGCATCAGAAATGGGGACTCCCTAAGAGACTGCAGGAATCCATGACCCTGTTTCTACTGCTAGAAGCAACAATAAATTAA